From a single Paenibacillus sp. FSL W8-0426 genomic region:
- a CDS encoding GNAT family N-acetyltransferase: MLVELMTPADRARVLPLISNTNGQVVMGGVASGLQAGRVYVDDARAPQSALVWARNEMFYLVGRSGHERFNRLAEQTIVSRLLPEALHAGEDTLNLETYPLPGQEWDAVVGRMFGGALRQGWRIPFCFREEMFEKFSYDYEHGPIESSPKYQLRMVDPESVRQDAGGVIVTEILKFWHSLDDFYRYGFGTCVLYRDQVVGTCISVFVHESNHEVGIVVYGTEHRGQGLATAMAHEYVRTCLKHGCTPHWTTEHFRHDSAAIARKLGFEQGASYPVHYAPIRELLAK, encoded by the coding sequence ATGTTAGTTGAATTGATGACTCCTGCCGACCGGGCACGGGTACTGCCGCTCATATCGAACACTAATGGTCAAGTGGTCATGGGCGGTGTGGCGTCCGGGTTACAGGCCGGCCGGGTCTATGTGGACGATGCCAGGGCCCCCCAAAGCGCCTTGGTGTGGGCGAGAAATGAAATGTTTTACCTGGTGGGCCGATCTGGTCACGAACGCTTTAATCGGCTTGCAGAGCAAACGATCGTATCCAGGCTTTTGCCGGAAGCTCTGCATGCCGGTGAAGATACCTTGAATCTGGAAACATATCCGCTGCCCGGACAGGAATGGGACGCTGTGGTCGGCAGAATGTTCGGGGGAGCACTGCGGCAAGGATGGAGGATCCCGTTTTGTTTCCGTGAGGAGATGTTCGAGAAATTTAGCTATGATTATGAACACGGTCCTATCGAATCATCCCCGAAATACCAGCTTCGCATGGTTGATCCAGAGAGCGTTCGTCAGGATGCTGGTGGTGTGATCGTGACGGAGATCCTGAAATTTTGGCACTCCTTGGACGATTTCTATCGCTATGGATTCGGCACTTGTGTGTTATATCGTGATCAGGTGGTGGGCACCTGCATTTCGGTATTTGTTCACGAAAGCAATCATGAGGTCGGCATTGTGGTGTACGGTACGGAACATCGGGGGCAGGGGCTTGCTACGGCGATGGCTCACGAGTATGTGCGGACTTGCCTGAAACATGGGTGTACGCCGCATTGGACGACAGAACATTTTCGTCACGACTCTGCCGCGATAGCACGCAAATTGGGATTTGAGCAAGGAGCGTCATATCCTGTGCACTATGCGCCGATCCGAGAGTTGTTGGCAAAATAA
- a CDS encoding M3 family oligoendopeptidase, giving the protein MKFSEYTYTRPDLEQIKESFRELLKGFEQSESFEEQSGYMDRINALRSDFETQAQLVYIRHSIDTNDEFYKAEQDFLDDSAPIIQEYVTDFYRALVNSKFRSKLEEKWGTQLFRLAELSLKTFSPEVIEDLQKENKLSTEYNQLIASAKIPFEGEERTLPQLLPFELSTDRSMRERASAARYAFMAEHETEFDRIYDELVKVRTQIAKKLGYPSYVEMGYDRMNRTDYNADMVANFRAQVRDYIVPVASKLRERQRSRIGVDTLYFYDQGFSFPTGNPTPKGDPDWIIENGKKMYNELSPETGAFFEMMTENELMDLVSKKGKQGGGYCTFLNDYKVPFIFSNFNGTSGDIDVLTHEAGHAFQVYESRNFEVPEYNWPTYESAEIHSMSMEFFTYPWMESFFKEDTDKYKFDHLSSALLFIPYGVAVDEFQHFVYANPDATPAERKQAWRNIEKTYLPHINYKDNEYLERGGFWHKQGHIFASPFYYIDYTLAQICAFQFWKRSNEDMASAWADYLTLCRAGGSRSFTGLVELAGLISPFEDGCVSSVIGDIEAWLDGVDDKAL; this is encoded by the coding sequence ATGAAATTCAGTGAATATACGTATACGCGTCCCGATCTCGAGCAGATCAAAGAGTCCTTTCGGGAACTGTTGAAAGGGTTTGAACAATCGGAATCTTTCGAAGAACAGAGCGGCTACATGGATCGAATCAATGCATTGCGCAGTGATTTCGAGACGCAGGCACAGCTTGTTTACATCCGTCACTCCATTGACACCAATGATGAGTTCTACAAAGCCGAGCAGGATTTTCTGGATGATAGCGCGCCGATCATTCAGGAGTATGTAACCGATTTTTACCGCGCATTGGTGAATTCCAAGTTCCGCAGCAAGCTGGAAGAGAAGTGGGGCACGCAATTGTTCCGCTTAGCCGAGCTTTCGCTCAAAACGTTCAGCCCGGAAGTCATTGAAGACCTGCAGAAGGAAAACAAACTTTCGACCGAATACAACCAATTGATCGCGTCGGCGAAAATTCCGTTCGAAGGCGAAGAGCGCACGCTTCCGCAGCTGCTTCCGTTCGAATTGTCGACGGACCGCTCCATGCGCGAACGCGCTTCGGCAGCCCGTTATGCTTTCATGGCCGAGCATGAAACGGAATTCGACCGCATCTATGACGAATTGGTCAAAGTGCGGACGCAGATCGCCAAAAAGCTCGGATATCCATCGTACGTGGAGATGGGCTATGACCGCATGAACCGTACGGATTACAACGCCGACATGGTCGCGAATTTCAGGGCCCAGGTCCGCGATTACATCGTGCCGGTGGCTTCCAAGCTGAGAGAGCGCCAGCGCAGCCGGATCGGCGTGGATACGTTGTATTTCTACGATCAGGGATTCAGCTTCCCTACAGGCAATCCGACGCCGAAAGGCGACCCGGACTGGATTATCGAAAACGGCAAAAAAATGTACAACGAGCTGTCGCCGGAAACGGGTGCATTTTTCGAAATGATGACCGAGAACGAACTGATGGACCTGGTCAGCAAAAAAGGCAAACAAGGCGGCGGCTACTGCACGTTCCTGAATGACTACAAAGTGCCGTTCATTTTCTCCAACTTTAATGGTACATCGGGCGATATCGACGTGTTGACCCATGAAGCGGGCCATGCCTTCCAGGTATATGAGAGCCGCAACTTCGAAGTGCCGGAATACAACTGGCCAACCTATGAATCCGCAGAAATCCATTCCATGAGCATGGAGTTTTTCACCTATCCGTGGATGGAATCGTTTTTCAAGGAAGATACGGACAAATACAAGTTCGACCACTTGTCCTCCGCGCTGCTGTTCATTCCGTATGGCGTAGCCGTGGATGAGTTCCAGCATTTCGTGTATGCGAACCCGGACGCGACGCCTGCCGAGCGCAAGCAGGCGTGGCGCAATATCGAGAAAACGTACCTGCCGCATATCAATTACAAGGATAACGAATACTTGGAGCGCGGCGGATTCTGGCATAAGCAGGGCCATATTTTCGCCTCGCCGTTCTATTACATCGATTACACGCTTGCGCAAATTTGCGCGTTCCAATTCTGGAAGCGCAGCAACGAGGATATGGCTTCTGCATGGGCGGATTACCTGACCTTGTGCCGAGCTGGCGGCAGCCGTTCCTTTACAGGTCTGGTCGAGTTGGCCGGATTGATTTCCCCGTTCGAGGACGGATGCGTTTCCTCCGTCATTGGCGATATCGAAGCTTGGCTCGATGGAGTCGACGACAAAGCGTTGTAA
- a CDS encoding PAS domain S-box protein, which produces MSNSISENRSLFEQLYKHAPIGIAVASHVNGLWLQLNPAFCQMLGYEEAELTDTPVTDLLFPEDVDMERFRCECWDMANGLTQMFETELRLIRKNGSLVWATVRACIVKDETSGKPLYLLVQAVDITKQKEAEKRMCEQRGQLEESGRISRMLTEVSPDLIAIHQADAQRTFKYVSPACRHMLGYEPEEMVGMPGMFCIHPEDISLVQTYLNAQIQGLVPERITYRLVRKNGSCIWAETITHYVYGSNGELKEIIAVTRDITASKQQQLSLEEYRSLFDCNPLGVASLDLDGKLLKANMGQEQLTGHTREELLMSSFEQLIDPADLDKTKYHFEETVKGKAQRYEIGLIHKDGHRIEASVINLPIVMENRVVGVYGITSDITESKRYVEEIENLSYERALILNAMSEGVIGLDQDGHLIFANPAAVQMMEFCPSTLNGRPLEEIMLQMQSAGIPYSARSNPILQAVKNGRSLPRSEAIFWRQDGSSFLAEFQLKPIMDQGKVRGGVLVFRDMTSVNEIIRAKEAAEHADRAKSEFLAVMSHELRTPLNGIMGMAHLLKDTEMNEEQQGYVDIMIQSGESLLHILNEILDFSKIEAGRMELIHDVVDIRAMLRGVVNLFTPKAAEKKVAIGYEIGEDVPDAMFGDETRIKQVLINLLGNAVKFTDRGNIQVSVDLHGNGSDGSKARLVFKVKDTGIGIPLDKQHQLFQSFSQLDPAINRKYGGTGLGLAISKKLVELMGGAIGVQSETNKGAEFQFTLELERWSDDRCETESVSTGAKESEADRRQAALPEQKQKLESHAPELHILVAEDRSLKRPSEEEMLPKPGGMYDIDAEQL; this is translated from the coding sequence ATGTCGAATTCGATTAGCGAAAACCGTTCGCTCTTTGAGCAGTTATATAAGCATGCACCCATCGGCATTGCTGTGGCATCACATGTGAATGGACTGTGGCTTCAATTGAATCCCGCATTCTGTCAAATGCTTGGATATGAGGAAGCGGAGTTGACGGATACTCCGGTTACTGATCTGTTGTTTCCTGAAGATGTCGACATGGAGCGCTTTCGCTGCGAATGCTGGGACATGGCGAATGGACTCACGCAAATGTTTGAAACGGAACTGCGATTGATCCGAAAAAACGGAAGCTTGGTATGGGCGACGGTTCGTGCCTGCATCGTCAAAGATGAAACATCCGGCAAACCGCTCTATTTGCTTGTGCAGGCTGTAGATATCACCAAGCAGAAGGAGGCGGAGAAGCGAATGTGCGAACAACGTGGGCAGCTGGAAGAGAGCGGCCGAATCTCCCGTATGCTCACGGAGGTTTCGCCAGACCTCATTGCCATTCATCAAGCCGATGCACAGCGGACCTTCAAATACGTATCGCCAGCCTGTCGCCATATGCTCGGATATGAACCTGAAGAGATGGTGGGCATGCCTGGCATGTTCTGCATTCATCCGGAGGATATATCGCTTGTGCAAACGTATCTTAATGCGCAAATTCAAGGCCTGGTTCCCGAACGGATCACGTATCGCCTTGTCCGAAAAAACGGAAGCTGTATTTGGGCGGAGACCATCACCCATTACGTCTACGGTTCAAACGGGGAGCTGAAGGAAATTATAGCGGTGACTCGGGATATTACGGCGAGCAAACAACAACAGCTCAGTCTGGAAGAATATCGGTCCTTGTTCGACTGCAATCCGCTTGGCGTCGCCTCATTGGACTTGGATGGCAAACTGCTCAAAGCCAATATGGGGCAGGAACAATTGACAGGCCATACCCGCGAGGAATTATTGATGAGCTCTTTCGAACAACTGATCGACCCCGCTGACCTGGACAAGACGAAATACCATTTTGAAGAGACCGTAAAGGGAAAGGCCCAGCGCTATGAAATCGGCTTGATTCACAAGGATGGCCACCGGATTGAAGCGAGCGTGATCAACTTGCCGATTGTGATGGAAAACAGGGTGGTCGGCGTATACGGCATTACCAGTGACATTACCGAATCCAAGCGGTATGTGGAAGAAATCGAAAATTTGAGCTATGAACGGGCGTTGATCCTGAATGCGATGTCTGAAGGGGTCATCGGCCTGGATCAGGATGGGCATTTGATTTTTGCGAATCCGGCCGCGGTTCAAATGATGGAATTTTGCCCCTCAACGCTGAACGGCAGACCGCTTGAGGAAATTATGCTGCAGATGCAAAGCGCGGGCATTCCGTATTCGGCACGCTCCAACCCGATCTTGCAGGCCGTGAAGAACGGCCGGAGCCTGCCTCGGTCGGAGGCAATATTTTGGAGGCAGGACGGGTCCAGTTTCCTGGCCGAATTCCAGTTGAAGCCGATTATGGACCAAGGAAAAGTTCGCGGAGGGGTGCTCGTTTTTCGCGACATGACGTCGGTGAACGAGATTATTCGCGCCAAGGAAGCGGCCGAGCATGCAGACAGGGCTAAATCGGAGTTCCTGGCCGTGATGAGCCATGAGCTTCGAACACCGCTTAACGGAATTATGGGCATGGCCCATCTATTGAAAGACACGGAAATGAATGAGGAGCAGCAAGGCTATGTGGATATTATGATCCAGAGCGGGGAATCTTTGCTGCACATTCTTAACGAAATTCTTGATTTCAGCAAAATCGAGGCAGGTCGGATGGAGCTGATCCACGACGTTGTCGACATTCGAGCGATGCTTCGGGGCGTCGTGAATCTGTTCACTCCCAAGGCGGCCGAAAAGAAAGTCGCCATCGGTTATGAGATCGGGGAGGACGTTCCGGATGCCATGTTCGGTGACGAGACGCGCATTAAACAAGTGCTGATCAACCTGCTCGGCAATGCCGTCAAATTTACGGATCGAGGTAACATTCAAGTGAGCGTAGATCTGCATGGTAATGGCTCGGATGGAAGCAAGGCACGGCTTGTCTTTAAGGTCAAGGACACGGGCATCGGCATTCCGCTGGACAAACAGCACCAGTTGTTCCAATCCTTTTCGCAGCTGGATCCGGCCATTAACCGGAAATACGGAGGAACCGGACTTGGGCTTGCGATCAGCAAAAAGCTGGTGGAATTGATGGGCGGCGCCATCGGCGTGCAGAGCGAAACCAACAAAGGAGCCGAATTTCAATTCACGCTGGAATTGGAGCGATGGTCCGACGACCGCTGCGAAACGGAATCCGTTTCAACAGGTGCGAAGGAATCTGAAGCAGATCGACGGCAAGCTGCTTTGCCTGAGCAAAAGCAAAAATTGGAGTCGCATGCACCCGAACTCCATATCCTTGTTGCGGAAGACCGGTCCTTGAAACGTCCGTCTGAGGAAGAAATGCTTCCCAAACCGGGTGGGATGTATGACATAGATGCAGAGCAGCTTTAA
- a CDS encoding glucose-1-phosphate adenylyltransferase: MAKKEVVAMLLAGGQGKRLKGLTKSLAKPAVFFGGTYRIIDFPLSNCSNSGIDTVGVLTQYEPMVLHSYIGIGSDWDLDRKNGGVYVLPPHERENGSNWYRGTADAIYRNLNFIEQFDPEHVLILSGDHIYKMDYERMLQYHKEKNADCTISVIEVPLAEASRFGLLNTDETYRIHEFEEKPPVPKSTLASMGIYLFKWDVLKRFLIHDEQQPSTSYDFGKDIIPLLLAHDKSLYAYPFKGYWKDVGTIYSLWESNMDLLHEEAPLNLNDPDWRIYTRNPNQPAQYISPSAKLRSCIVSEGSVVHGEINHSVLFYGTEVGEGSLIVDSVVMPGVRIGRNVRLHRTIVAEGLVIPDGARLSPEDERDVLLVDQEELERRLRISMAGKA, translated from the coding sequence ATGGCAAAAAAAGAAGTTGTAGCCATGCTGCTCGCCGGAGGGCAGGGCAAGCGTTTGAAAGGGTTGACGAAATCTTTGGCCAAACCGGCCGTGTTTTTTGGCGGAACGTACCGGATCATTGATTTTCCCCTGAGCAATTGTTCCAACTCGGGCATTGATACCGTCGGGGTGTTGACCCAATATGAGCCCATGGTGCTTCATTCATATATAGGAATCGGCAGCGATTGGGACCTGGACCGAAAAAACGGCGGCGTTTACGTTCTGCCTCCCCATGAGCGTGAGAACGGCAGCAACTGGTACCGCGGCACCGCCGATGCCATTTACCGCAACCTGAATTTCATCGAACAGTTCGATCCCGAGCACGTGCTGATCCTGTCAGGCGATCATATCTACAAAATGGATTACGAGCGCATGCTCCAGTATCACAAAGAAAAGAATGCCGACTGCACCATCTCGGTGATCGAAGTGCCTCTTGCGGAAGCGAGCCGCTTCGGCCTGCTCAATACGGACGAGACGTATCGCATCCATGAATTCGAGGAAAAACCGCCCGTGCCGAAAAGTACCCTGGCTTCCATGGGAATCTACCTGTTCAAGTGGGACGTGCTGAAACGGTTTTTGATTCACGATGAACAGCAGCCATCTACTTCCTATGACTTTGGCAAAGACATCATTCCATTGCTGCTTGCCCATGATAAATCGTTATACGCCTACCCTTTTAAAGGCTATTGGAAGGACGTCGGTACCATTTACAGCCTGTGGGAGTCCAACATGGATTTGTTGCATGAAGAAGCGCCGCTGAATCTGAATGATCCCGATTGGCGGATTTATACGCGGAATCCCAATCAGCCGGCCCAATACATTTCTCCATCGGCGAAATTGCGCAGCTGCATCGTTAGCGAGGGCAGCGTTGTGCATGGAGAGATCAACCATTCCGTGTTGTTCTACGGGACAGAGGTGGGAGAAGGCAGTTTGATCGTTGATTCCGTAGTGATGCCTGGAGTTCGGATCGGACGCAATGTACGCCTTCACAGAACCATTGTTGCCGAAGGATTGGTCATTCCTGACGGCGCGCGGCTGTCTCCGGAGGATGAGAGAGACGTGCTGCTCGTCGACCAGGAAGAGCTGGAACGACGTTTGCGGATAAGCATGGCAGGCAAAGCCTAA
- a CDS encoding iron-containing alcohol dehydrogenase, producing the protein MATHAYYVPPVNLMGRGCLQDAGNMIQEMGIRNALVVSDRGLMSSGVADQVLSILRKAGLNYIVYDAVQPNPTCHNVHEGLKVYQKHGCDAIISIGGGSPQDAAKAIGIVATNGGHIRNYEGMHQSKHKSVPIVAINTTAGTSSEVTINYVITDEERKVKMVMVDPNCLASLSVNDPELMLSKPSSLTAATGMDALTHAVEAMVTPGAFTVTNATAAAAVELIFEYLPRAVRDGNDLEAREHMTYACFLGGMAFNNAGLGYVHAMAHQLGGVYDLPHGVCNAMLLPYVEELNAKHVPDKFRHIAKAIGMDVRNKSDEECSEYVIEAIRQLSREVGIPEKLSELGVKDPDIELLADNAMKDACAPGNPYQPSKEEVMELFRKIV; encoded by the coding sequence ATGGCAACCCATGCATATTATGTTCCGCCCGTGAACTTGATGGGCAGAGGCTGCTTGCAGGATGCAGGCAACATGATTCAGGAAATGGGAATTCGGAATGCGCTTGTCGTAAGCGATCGCGGGCTGATGTCTTCCGGCGTAGCTGATCAGGTGCTGTCTATATTAAGAAAAGCCGGGCTAAACTACATCGTATATGATGCAGTTCAGCCCAACCCGACATGTCACAATGTGCATGAGGGGCTGAAAGTGTACCAGAAGCATGGATGCGATGCCATCATTTCGATCGGCGGCGGCTCCCCGCAGGACGCAGCCAAGGCGATCGGCATCGTGGCAACCAACGGCGGGCATATTCGGAATTATGAAGGCATGCACCAATCGAAGCACAAATCCGTGCCGATCGTGGCGATCAACACAACGGCCGGCACGTCAAGCGAGGTGACGATTAACTACGTGATTACAGATGAAGAACGCAAGGTTAAAATGGTGATGGTGGACCCGAACTGTCTTGCCTCCCTGTCGGTGAACGATCCGGAACTGATGCTCAGCAAACCGTCCAGCCTGACGGCCGCCACGGGAATGGATGCTTTAACCCATGCCGTCGAGGCGATGGTCACGCCGGGGGCATTTACGGTCACGAATGCAACCGCTGCTGCGGCAGTGGAACTGATCTTTGAATATCTTCCCCGTGCAGTGAGGGACGGTAACGATCTGGAGGCGCGCGAGCATATGACCTATGCGTGTTTCTTGGGAGGCATGGCCTTCAACAATGCGGGTTTGGGTTACGTTCATGCCATGGCTCACCAGCTTGGAGGCGTATATGATTTGCCTCACGGCGTATGCAACGCCATGCTGCTGCCTTACGTGGAGGAACTGAATGCCAAGCATGTGCCGGATAAATTTCGCCATATCGCCAAAGCGATCGGCATGGATGTGAGAAACAAATCGGACGAGGAATGCTCCGAATACGTGATCGAGGCCATAAGGCAGTTGTCCAGGGAGGTTGGCATTCCGGAAAAGCTCTCAGAACTCGGAGTGAAGGACCCTGATATCGAACTGTTGGCCGATAATGCCATGAAGGACGCTTGCGCACCGGGCAATCCGTACCAGCCGAGCAAAGAAGAAGTGATGGAGTTGTTCCGCAAAATTGTATAA
- a CDS encoding LPXTG cell wall anchor domain-containing protein gives MLLSMTVILLSACADGEAHLNVNLDGSSDLTLKLGVTDSALGKLGQDNLLPLLGDALKRNGFTTEVTTEKERSQLTAKAHYESKGSTDFDLSNLPTGIQIDHSVTPGFFFNSYHISAVADPMESMPDGEIKDQISKVPEFLRKLLLKDVNFDFKLTLPIKAKDSNADEVEDRGKTLVWHVDPLGTNTLDMTVQVPNIRNIIIITAIGLALIAGLLTWWLVRRKRNKGRHQS, from the coding sequence ATGCTGCTTTCCATGACGGTGATCCTCTTGTCGGCCTGCGCCGACGGCGAGGCTCATTTGAACGTCAATCTGGACGGTTCCTCCGACCTGACCCTGAAGCTTGGGGTAACCGACTCCGCGCTTGGAAAGCTCGGACAGGACAATTTGCTGCCCCTGCTCGGAGATGCACTGAAACGGAACGGTTTCACCACCGAAGTCACTACCGAGAAGGAACGCAGCCAGTTGACGGCCAAGGCCCATTACGAGAGCAAAGGCTCGACCGACTTTGACCTGTCGAACCTGCCTACCGGAATTCAGATTGACCATTCCGTAACGCCCGGCTTCTTCTTTAACAGCTATCATATCTCCGCGGTTGCTGACCCCATGGAATCCATGCCAGACGGAGAAATCAAGGATCAGATCAGCAAAGTGCCCGAATTTCTGAGAAAGCTATTGCTGAAAGACGTCAACTTCGATTTCAAGTTAACCCTGCCGATCAAAGCCAAGGATTCCAATGCCGATGAAGTCGAAGATCGGGGCAAGACACTGGTCTGGCACGTCGATCCCCTTGGAACGAATACACTGGACATGACCGTGCAGGTCCCGAACATCCGCAATATCATCATCATCACCGCCATCGGCTTGGCTCTGATCGCAGGACTGCTCACGTGGTGGCTGGTTCGACGCAAACGAAACAAGGGCCGGCATCAAAGCTAG
- the glgD gene encoding glucose-1-phosphate adenylyltransferase subunit GlgD → MKPLIGVINLDHELEELKELTYFRCGAAVPYAGRYRLIDFVLSNMMNAGIESIGVFVRRKYRSLMDHLGDGKPWDLDRKHGGMFILPPDWNDPTDSSLGDLQHFHNNLDFFRRGAGQYVVHAGSRHVTKADLQDVYQFHIRKGADVTLVCKKVDRLLPEHEACIKVEDDGDGNVLDIHQEAGHPNIYTEIFVMEKELFLRQVQRCIEHGESHFFRDAIQRNPDGLSIAAYAYEGYHAVINSVDSYYRNSMELLNNGLYEQLFKEQSVHTKIKYEAPAKYLDTAEVKHSLLANGCIVGGEVEDSILFRGVHVAKGAKIKGSIIMQKCYIGEGTVLENVILDKDVRLSGGQTLIGNENSPYVLAKSTSL, encoded by the coding sequence ATGAAACCATTGATCGGCGTTATCAATCTGGACCACGAACTGGAAGAGCTGAAGGAATTGACGTACTTTCGCTGCGGTGCCGCGGTACCTTATGCCGGGCGTTACCGTCTGATCGATTTTGTGTTGTCCAACATGATGAATGCAGGCATTGAAAGCATCGGCGTATTTGTGCGCCGCAAATACCGGTCACTCATGGATCATTTGGGAGATGGCAAACCGTGGGATCTGGACCGCAAGCACGGAGGCATGTTCATCCTGCCGCCGGATTGGAACGATCCAACGGACAGCTCGCTGGGCGATTTGCAGCATTTTCACAACAATCTGGACTTCTTCCGTCGGGGAGCGGGCCAATATGTCGTTCATGCCGGCAGCCGGCATGTCACCAAGGCGGATTTGCAGGATGTTTATCAATTTCATATACGCAAAGGCGCAGACGTTACACTGGTTTGTAAAAAAGTAGACCGGCTGCTGCCTGAACACGAAGCTTGCATCAAGGTGGAAGATGACGGGGACGGCAATGTGCTGGACATTCACCAAGAAGCTGGCCACCCGAATATATATACAGAAATTTTCGTCATGGAAAAGGAGTTGTTCCTGCGCCAGGTGCAGCGATGCATCGAGCATGGCGAGAGCCATTTCTTCCGTGACGCGATCCAGAGGAATCCGGATGGCTTGAGCATTGCAGCGTACGCCTATGAAGGCTATCATGCCGTAATCAACTCCGTGGACAGTTACTACCGGAACAGCATGGAATTGCTGAATAACGGGCTGTATGAGCAATTGTTCAAGGAACAATCGGTGCATACCAAAATCAAATACGAAGCGCCTGCAAAATATTTGGATACCGCAGAGGTGAAGCATTCGCTGCTTGCGAACGGCTGCATCGTCGGCGGCGAAGTGGAGGATAGCATACTGTTCCGTGGCGTACATGTGGCCAAGGGGGCAAAAATCAAGGGTTCCATCATCATGCAGAAATGTTATATTGGTGAAGGAACCGTGCTCGAGAACGTCATTCTGGATAAAGACGTCAGGCTCAGCGGAGGGCAGACGTTGATCGGCAACGAGAATAGTCCTTACGTTTTGGCGAAAAGCACCAGCCTTTAA
- a CDS encoding protein-glutamine gamma-glutamyltransferase: MILVANRPIHLDRQEWTDFQWHWLQKLQDSPHVYAYQSMEHLHFEWDLRSSLVEAAEGLNASGASFSTFENSRCNPMFWNRTRQGGFELKPNVTPAAGIRDIWQNGHLYGFECATAAVIVLYGGVLGSIREDAFNSLFHDLLLFDWHYDSDLRLTEKNGKQFALPGDVLYFKNPDVSPETPEWQGENTIMLREDWYYGHGIGIASGQDIIHILNQNRVPGSRTSAYLMDMIIYPDFLYLSRFAKSNPSNNAQEATTPVLPGQLYVRVGRSRYLRV, translated from the coding sequence ATGATTCTCGTAGCCAATCGGCCCATCCATCTGGATCGGCAGGAATGGACGGATTTCCAATGGCACTGGCTTCAGAAGCTCCAAGACAGCCCCCACGTCTATGCTTATCAGTCCATGGAGCATCTTCACTTTGAATGGGACCTCAGATCCTCCCTTGTAGAAGCCGCAGAAGGCTTGAATGCCAGCGGCGCCAGCTTCTCCACGTTCGAAAATTCGCGATGTAATCCGATGTTTTGGAATCGTACCCGGCAAGGTGGTTTTGAGCTGAAACCAAACGTGACCCCTGCCGCCGGTATTCGGGATATTTGGCAGAATGGCCATTTGTACGGATTTGAATGCGCGACCGCTGCCGTTATCGTCCTTTATGGCGGGGTACTGGGCAGCATACGGGAGGACGCTTTCAATTCGCTATTTCACGATCTGCTCCTGTTCGACTGGCATTATGACAGCGACCTGCGGTTGACCGAAAAAAACGGCAAGCAGTTTGCTCTCCCCGGCGACGTATTATACTTCAAAAATCCCGATGTTTCTCCGGAAACGCCGGAGTGGCAAGGCGAAAATACCATCATGCTTCGAGAGGACTGGTATTATGGACATGGCATCGGCATCGCGTCGGGCCAAGACATCATTCACATTTTGAACCAGAACCGTGTTCCCGGCAGCAGAACCTCCGCCTATTTGATGGATATGATTATTTATCCGGATTTCCTGTACCTTTCGCGCTTTGCCAAAAGTAACCCGTCGAACAACGCCCAGGAGGCAACCACCCCGGTCTTGCCTGGGCAGCTGTACGTACGCGTGGGTAGAAGCCGTTATTTGAGAGTGTAG